From one Methylomonas paludis genomic stretch:
- a CDS encoding DUF2076 domain-containing protein, which yields MNTQEREQLTHLLKPLVEFKLSNKDSEADNLIQQAVAHQPDAAYLLVQRVLLLEQALNNAKARIDDLQKQAQSSQAGFLGSDPWAQPSAAPVPGVGAYQQPRYAPQPAPAAAPAAGGGLFGGGGSSFLGNVATTAAGVVAGSFLFQGIEGLMGHHNYGGGGFGGAGGFGQQPFGETISEQTVINNYYGDDANPQLADNSDFGNNLVSDDSGFSDDSGFGDDSGGDSDWF from the coding sequence ATGAACACACAGGAACGCGAACAACTCACGCATTTGCTGAAGCCATTGGTGGAATTTAAATTAAGCAATAAAGACAGTGAAGCCGACAACCTGATTCAACAAGCCGTGGCCCACCAGCCCGATGCTGCTTATTTATTGGTACAGCGGGTATTGTTGCTGGAACAGGCTTTAAATAATGCCAAAGCTCGCATCGACGATCTGCAAAAGCAAGCGCAAAGCAGTCAAGCCGGTTTTCTGGGCAGTGACCCTTGGGCGCAGCCGTCCGCGGCCCCGGTACCCGGCGTGGGCGCTTATCAGCAACCCCGTTATGCGCCGCAACCAGCCCCGGCTGCAGCACCTGCAGCCGGTGGCGGACTGTTCGGCGGTGGTGGCTCCAGCTTTCTGGGCAATGTCGCCACCACTGCAGCCGGTGTGGTAGCCGGGTCATTTTTGTTTCAGGGTATAGAAGGCCTGATGGGCCACCATAATTATGGCGGCGGCGGTTTTGGCGGGGCAGGTGGCTTTGGTCAGCAGCCGTTTGGCGAAACCATCAGCGAGCAAACCGTCATCAATAATTACTATGGCGATGATGCCAATCCGCAATTGGCCGATAACAGTGATTTTGGCAATAACCTGGTCAGCGACGATAGCGGCTTTAGCGATGACAGTGGTTTTGGTGACGACAGTGGTGGTGATT